The Glycine soja cultivar W05 chromosome 6, ASM419377v2, whole genome shotgun sequence genome has a window encoding:
- the LOC114417079 gene encoding senescence-specific cysteine protease SAG39-like, translated as MRSFSQNHYLILFLILTVWTFHVMSRRLSEVCTSERHEKWMAQYGKLYTDAAEKEKRFQIFKNNVQFIESFNAAGDKPFNLSINQFADLHNEEFKASLINVQKKESGVETATETSFRYESITKIPATMDWRKRGAVTPIKDQGNCGSCWAFSTVAAIEGIHQITTGKLVSLSEQELVDCVKGKSEGCNFGYKEEAFEFVAKNGGLASEISYPYKANNKTCMVKKETQGVAQIKGYENVPSNSEKALLKAVANQPVSVYIDAGALQFYSSGIFTGKCGTAPNHAATVIGYGKARGGAKYWLVKNSWGTKWGEKGYIRMKRDIRAKEGLCGIATNASYPTV; from the exons ATGAGATCATTTAGCCAAAACCACTATTTAATTTTGTTCCTTATTCTCACTGTGTGGACATTCCACGTCATGTCTCGCAGGTTGTCTGAGGTCTGCACTTCCGAGAGACATGAGAAGTGGATGGCACAGTATGGTAAGCTTTACACGGATGCTGCTGAGAAGGAAAAACGTTTCCAAATATTCAAAAACAATGTGCAGTTCATTGAGTCTTTCAATGCTGCTGGGGACAAACCTTTCAACCTAAGCATTAATCAATTTGCTGACCTTCATAATGAAGAATTTAAGGCTTCACTAATTAATGTTCAGAAAAAGGAAAGTGGGGTGGAGACAGCAACAGAAACATCTTTTAGGTATGAGAGTATAACTAAGATTCCTGCTACCATGGACTGGAGAAAAAGAGGTGCTGTCACTCCAATCAAGGACCAAGGCAATTGcg GCAGTTGCTGGGCATTTTCAACTGTGGCGGCGATCGAGGGTATCCACCAAATCACAACAGGTAAATTGGTGTCTCTCTCGGAGCAAGAACTGGTAGATTGTGTTAAAGGTAAGAGCGAAGGGTGCAATTTTGGTTATAAGGAAGAAGCCTTTGAATTTGTGGCCAAGAATGGAGGATTAGCAAGTGAAATAAGCTACCCCTACAAAGCAAATAACAAGACTTGTATggttaagaaggaaactcaAGGGGTGGCTCAGATTAAAGGGTATGAAAATGTTCCTTCTAATAGCGAAAAGGCACTCCTAAAAGCTGTGGCAAATCAACCAGTATCAGTTTATATTGATGCTGGAGCTTTACAATTTTACTCGAGTGGGATTTTTACAGGAAAGTGCGGAACTGCTCCAAACCATGCTGCTACTGTGATTGGTTATGGAAAAGCTCGTGGTGGTGCCAAGTATTGGCTGGTGAAAAATTCATGGGGCACTAAATGGGGTGAGAAAGGGTATATAAGAATGAAGAGAGATATACGTGCCAAGGAAGGTTTATGTGGAATTGCTACCAATGCTTCTTATCCAACTGTTTGA
- the LOC114414225 gene encoding senescence-specific cysteine protease SAG39-like, whose translation MNSFSQNHYLILFLVLAVWTSHVMSRRLSEACTSERHEKWMAQYGRVYKDAAEKEKRFQVFKNNVHFIESFNAAGDKPFNLSINQFADLNDEEFKALLINVQKKASWVETSTETSFRYESVTKIPATIDWRKRGAVTPIKDQGRCGSCWAFSAVAATEGIHQITTGKLVPLSEQELVDCVKGESEGCIGGYVDDAFEFIAKKGGIASETHYPYKGVNKTCKVKKETHGVAEIKGYEKVPSNNEKALLKAVANQPVSVYIDAGTHAFKYYSSGIFNARNCGTDPNHAVAVVGYGKALDGSKYWLVKNSWGTEWGERGYIRIKRDIRAKEGLCGIAKYPYYPTA comes from the exons ATGAATTCCTTTAGCCAAAACCACTATTTAATTTTGTTCCTTGTTCTCGCTGTGTGGACATCCCACGTAATGTCTCGCAGGTTGTCTGAGGCCTGCACATCAGAGAGACATGAGAAGTGGATGGCACAGTATGGTAGGGTTTACAAGGATGCTGCTGAGAAGGAGAAACGTTTCCAAGTATTCAAAAACAATGTGCACTTCATTGAGTCTTTCAATGCTGCTGGGGACAAACCTTTCAACCTTAGCATTAACCAATTTGCGGACCTTAATGATGAAGAATTTAAGGCTTTACTAATTAATGTTCAGAAAAAGGCAAGTTGGGTGGAGACATCAACAGAAACATCGTTTAGGTATGAGAGTGTAACTAAGATTCCTGCTACCATTGACTGGAGGAAAAGAGGTGCTGTCACTCCAATCAAGGACCAAGGCAGATGCG GTAGTTGTTGGGCATTTTCAGCCGTGGCTGCGACCGAGGGTATCCACCAAATTACAACGGGTAAGTTGGTGCCTCTCTCTGAGCAAGAACTGGTTGATTGTGTTAAAGGTGAGAGCGAAGGATGCATTGGTGGTTATGTGGATGATGCCTTTGAATTTATTGCCAAGAAAGGAGGAATAGCAAGTGAAACACACTACCCCTACAAAGGAGTTAACAAGACTTGTAAggttaagaaggaaactcatggTGTAGCTGAGATTAAAGGGTATGAGAAAGTTCCTTCCAATAATGAAAAGGCACTTCTAAAAGCTGTGGCAAATCAACCAGTGTCAGTTTACATCGATGCTGGAACACATGCTTTCAAATATTACTCAAGTGGGATTTTTAATGCAAGAAATTGTGGAACTGATCCAAATCATGCTGTTGCGGTAGTTGGTTATGGAAAAGCTCTTGATGGTTCTAAGTATTGGCTTGTAAAGAATTCATGGGGCACCGAATGGGGTGAGAGAGGGTATATAAGGATCAAGCGAGATATACGTGCCAAGGAAGGTTTATGTGGAATAGCTAAGTATCCCTATTATCCAACTGCTTGA
- the LOC114414226 gene encoding zingipain-2-like, which translates to MAFTGQKQHMLALFLFLAVGISQVMPRKLHQTSLRERHENWMAEYGKMYKDAAEKEKRFQIFKDNVEFIQSFNAAGNKPYKLGVNHLADLTLEEFKDSRNGLKRTHEFSTTTFKLNGFKYENVTDIPEAIDWRAKGAVTPIKYQGQCGSCWAFSTIAATEGIHQIRTGNLVSLSEQELVDCDSVDHGCKGGFMEHGFEFIIKNGGITSETNYPYKGVDGTCNTTIAASPVAQIKGYEIVPSYSEEALQKAVANQPVSVSIHATNATFMFYSSGIYNGECGTDLDHGVTAVGYGTENGTDYWIVKNSWGTQWGEKGYIRMHRGIAAKHGICGIALDSSYPTA; encoded by the exons ATGGCTTTCACTGGCCAAAAGCAACACATGTTAGCCCTATTCCTTTTCCTTGCAGTTGGGATTTCCCAAGTGATGCCCCGCAAGCTGCATCAAACATCCTTACGAGAAAGACATGAAAATTGGATGGCAGAATATGGAAAAATGTATAAGGATGCTGCAGAGAAGGAAAAACGTTTCCAGATATTCAAGGACAATGTGGAGttcattcaatcattcaatgCTGCTGGTAACAAACCTTACAAGCTTGGCGTTAATCACCTTGCTGATCTCACACTTGAGGAATTCAAGGATTCTCGTAATGGATTGAAGAGGACCCACGAGTTTAGCACAACAACATTTAAGTTAAATGGATTTAAGTATGAAAACGTGACCGATATTCCTGAAGCTATAGACTGGAGGGCAAAAGGAGCTGTTACTCCAATCAAATACCAAGGTCAATGTG GGAGTTGCTGGGCATTTTCAACTATAGCTGCAACTGAGGGTATCCACCAAATAAGAACAGGAAACCTAGTGTCCCTTTCAGAGCAAGAGTTAGTGGATTGTGATAGTGTGGATCATGGATGTAAAGGAGGTTTCATGGAACATGGGTTTGAATTCATTATTAAAAATGGTGGAATCACTAGTGAGACTAACTACCCCTACAAGGGAGTTGATGGAACTTGTAACACAACCATAGCAGCCTCCCCAGTGGCTCAGATTAAGGGGTATGAGATAGTTCCTTCCTATAGTGAGGAAGCACTCCAGAAAGCTGTGGCCAACCAACCTGTGTCAGTTTCCATCCATGCAACTAATGCGACATTCATGTTTTACTCCAGTGGAATTTACAATGGAGAATGTGGAACTGATCTAGACCATGGTGTTACTGCAGTTGGTTATGGCACAGAAAATGGAACTGACTATTGGATAGTGAAGAATTCATGGGGCACACAATGGGGTGAGAAAGGATACATAAGGATGCATCGAGGTATAGCTGCTAAGCACGGTATATGTGGAATTGCATTGGATTCATCTTATCCAACAGCTTAA